A stretch of the Lolium perenne isolate Kyuss_39 chromosome 3, Kyuss_2.0, whole genome shotgun sequence genome encodes the following:
- the LOC127338370 gene encoding uncharacterized protein translates to MMPPILPPPSAAYELVRCASGCDSWAPHHVRLDGDLCRLCSSCVLLSNPDAYCCACLFLLSPSVYAAASHVDFSPGDTALCSSCGTFVAHVACVADPLSFVCPPCAAAIDNRAFSYDLDGRTLDARSARILLTAALLAHDTALRHAAEAREKAERSVQEAAAARAQARAMLDEAFRAAEAEACRDAEEQVTPSAPAVEQVAPSAPQVESIKRKTPQSNGPKKKTPKSNEVSNKLLKFNDMQQQATLAFATTAAAAAACPRSSPMPSSRLDRSQVKQEAMPLPVPSSRSIQNHAEIGGSADRAATGDYRELFGALQW, encoded by the exons ATGATGCCTCCCATCCTCCCGCCCCCCTCCGCCGCCTACGAGCTCGTCCGCTGCGCCTCTGGCTGCGACTCCTGGGCTCCCCACCACGTCCGCCTCGACGGCGACTTGTGCCGCCTCTGCTCGTCCTGCGTCCTCTTATCCAACCCGGACGCCTACTGCTGCGCCTGCCTCTTCCTCCTCTCCCCCAGCGTCTACGCCGCGGCCTCCCACGTCGACTTCTCGCCGGGCGACACCGCCCTCTGCTCCAGCTGCGGCACCTTCGTCGCTCACGTCGCCTGCGTCGCCGACCCGTTATCCTTCGTCtgcccgccgtgcgccgccgccatcgacaaCAGGGCCTTCTCGTACGATCTCGACGGGAGAACGCTGGACGCTCGCTCCGCCCGCATCCTCCTCACCGCGGCGCTGCTCGCGCACGACACCGCCTTGCGCCACGCCGCCGAGGCGCGCGAGAAGGCGGAGCGTAGCGTCCAGGAGGCCGCGGCCGCACGGGCGCAAGCGCGAGCCATGCTGGACGAGGCGTTTCGCGCTGCGGAGGCGGaggcctgcagggacgccgaggaGCAGGTTACGCCATCCGCGCCCGCCGTCGAGCAGGTCGCGCCATCCGCGCCCCAAGTCGAGTCGATCAAGAGGAAGACGCCACAGAGCAACGGGCCCAAGAAGAAGACCCCGAAGAGCAACGAGGTGAGCAACAAGCTGCTCAAGTTCAACGACATGCAGCAACAGGCGACGCTGGCGTTTGCCACCACCGCGGCCGCTGCTGCAGCCTGCCCAAGGTCATCGCCGATGCCATCATCAAGATTGGACAGGAGTCAAGTGAAGCAGGAGGCCATGCCATTGCCGGTGCCATCGTCAAGATCAATCCAGAATCATGCAGAGATCGGAG GTTCAGCAGACAGAGCGGCGACAGGTGACTACAGGGAGCTCTTCGGCGCATTGCAATGGTGA